From a region of the Hyalangium minutum genome:
- the moaA gene encoding GTP 3',8-cyclase MoaA: MTPLPTAAVPLRDPLAPPLLDAQGRRMTYLRLSITDRCNFRCTYCSPASWGGKKDLLSPAEFARIVSVFASMGIQRVRLTGGEPLIRPDILEIAQRISTTPGVQRVAITTNASHLERLAAPLREAGVSQLNMSLDTLSEETFRRISKQGDFAATLRGIDAAARAGYDSLKLNVVVMRGVNDSEAPALVRYAHERGITPRFIELMPFGQGTPVPSAELVEQIQAAGVPLATEPEDTLSAAASITSGPARYWRSPTGRVGFISPLTQNFCGGCNRVRVASNGDLRSCLGGRAQAPLHQLIRGGASDAELALAVRRALGEKPDGHRFTEAGSASTLLPMMGIGG; encoded by the coding sequence ATGACGCCTCTGCCGACAGCCGCCGTGCCCCTGCGAGACCCACTCGCTCCACCTCTCTTGGACGCGCAGGGGCGGCGGATGACGTACCTGCGGCTGAGCATCACCGACCGCTGCAACTTCCGGTGCACGTACTGCTCGCCCGCTTCCTGGGGCGGCAAGAAGGACCTGCTCTCCCCCGCCGAGTTCGCCCGCATCGTCTCCGTCTTCGCGAGCATGGGCATCCAGCGCGTGCGGCTCACGGGCGGTGAGCCGCTCATCCGCCCGGACATCCTGGAGATAGCCCAGCGCATCTCCACCACTCCCGGTGTGCAGCGCGTGGCCATCACCACCAACGCCAGCCACCTCGAGCGCCTCGCCGCTCCCCTGCGCGAGGCCGGCGTCAGCCAGCTCAACATGAGCTTGGACACGCTCTCCGAGGAGACCTTCCGCCGCATCTCCAAGCAGGGAGACTTCGCCGCCACGCTGCGCGGTATCGATGCCGCCGCTCGGGCAGGCTACGACTCGCTCAAGCTCAACGTCGTCGTCATGCGCGGCGTCAACGACAGCGAAGCCCCGGCCCTCGTCCGCTACGCCCACGAGCGCGGCATCACCCCGCGCTTCATCGAGCTGATGCCCTTCGGCCAGGGCACGCCCGTGCCGAGCGCGGAGCTCGTCGAGCAGATCCAGGCCGCGGGCGTGCCGCTTGCCACCGAGCCAGAGGACACCCTCAGCGCCGCCGCCAGCATCACCTCGGGCCCGGCGCGCTACTGGCGCTCGCCCACGGGCCGCGTGGGCTTCATCTCTCCGCTCACCCAGAACTTCTGCGGCGGATGCAACCGCGTGCGCGTGGCCTCCAATGGAGACCTGCGCAGCTGCCTCGGCGGGCGCGCCCAGGCGCCGCTGCACCAGCTCATCCGCGGCGGCGCCTCGGATGCGGAGCTGGCCTTGGCCGTCCGCCGTGCCCTGGGAGAGAAGCCGGACGGCCACCGGTTCACAGAGGCCGGTAGCGCGTCCACCCTGCTGCCCATGATGGGCATCGGCGGCTGA
- a CDS encoding ribonuclease E inhibitor RraB, producing the protein MSPSTTKRTKKSPARKQVRFGDIVEVRTPAGLAYLQYASKHPSYMDTVRVLPGLFPERPAPEKLEALSTHEGYFAFYLVSHAVRHGLAEVVAHYPIPAGLEAPRAILRPGFITREGTVTKWWLEEGTRETLLNRALTPEEKRLSLAEMWNHEFLVQRLSEQWHPEHEHAKRLGPAGLHTPHAATQGQSPRMRHYLYFPQATVGRSVAAELRRRGFTVESRQGADEKNWLVLVEHLLSPGGGEAISIREELEHLAAEHAGEYDGFETSLPE; encoded by the coding sequence TTGAGTCCATCGACTACCAAGCGGACTAAGAAGTCCCCCGCGCGGAAGCAGGTGCGCTTCGGCGATATCGTCGAGGTGCGCACCCCGGCCGGACTGGCCTATCTGCAGTACGCCTCCAAGCATCCCTCTTACATGGATACGGTTCGCGTCCTTCCAGGCCTCTTCCCAGAGAGGCCTGCTCCAGAGAAGTTGGAGGCCCTGTCCACCCATGAGGGCTACTTCGCCTTCTACCTGGTCAGCCACGCGGTTCGGCACGGGCTTGCCGAGGTGGTAGCCCATTACCCGATTCCTGCAGGCCTCGAGGCGCCACGCGCCATTCTGAGGCCTGGCTTCATCACACGGGAAGGCACGGTGACGAAGTGGTGGCTGGAGGAGGGCACGCGGGAAACCCTCTTGAACAGAGCGCTTACCCCCGAGGAGAAGCGCCTGTCGCTCGCGGAGATGTGGAACCACGAGTTCCTGGTGCAGCGTCTCTCCGAGCAGTGGCATCCAGAGCACGAGCACGCGAAGCGCCTTGGACCGGCTGGACTCCACACTCCGCACGCGGCCACCCAGGGTCAATCGCCGCGCATGCGCCACTATCTCTACTTCCCGCAGGCCACCGTGGGCAGGAGCGTGGCGGCCGAGCTGCGCCGGCGCGGGTTCACCGTGGAGAGCCGCCAGGGGGCGGACGAAAAGAACTGGCTGGTCCTCGTCGAACACCTCCTAAGCCCAGGCGGCGGGGAGGCTATTTCCATCCGTGAGGAATTGGAGCATCTCGCCGCGGAGCACGCAGGTGAGTACGATGGGTTCGAAACCTCACTTCCAGAGTGA
- a CDS encoding HD domain-containing phosphohydrolase yields MEAIPPAPPRILIVDDDDSVRDVISVLLTEEGYNCVVASGAEMALDLATEAETPLVISDMKMPGRDGLWLLENLRERHPDTSVIMLTGYGDTESAVDCLRRGAVDYLLKPPKLTDLIRAIERALAKRRIELARKRYQKKLEHKVRVRTAELHTALRDIANTYQNTLLALVAALDAREHETSDHSQRVVSYTSAIATRMGIAGKEMEEIGRGALLHDIGKIGVPDAVLLKPGKLTPDEWLEMRKHPDIGFQMIRSIPFLDTPAQIVLSHQERWDGAGYPRNLQKNEIHIGARIFAVADTLDAMTSDRPYRKGTTFANAIQEIKRCANTQFDPEVVRAFLDIGEEGLVRIKLEMAERKLKPPEVEAQAQEAEAELERLSEEDDLELTPAPSPSTPTPTPPFSGNKVA; encoded by the coding sequence GTGGAAGCCATTCCCCCTGCCCCTCCTCGCATCCTGATCGTGGACGACGATGACTCCGTCCGCGATGTCATCTCCGTCCTCCTCACGGAGGAGGGCTACAACTGCGTGGTCGCCAGCGGCGCCGAGATGGCGCTCGATCTGGCCACCGAAGCAGAGACGCCCCTGGTCATCAGTGACATGAAGATGCCGGGCCGGGACGGTCTCTGGCTGCTCGAGAATCTGCGCGAGCGCCACCCGGACACCTCGGTCATCATGCTCACGGGCTACGGCGACACCGAGTCCGCCGTGGACTGTCTGCGCCGAGGCGCGGTGGACTATCTGCTCAAGCCACCCAAGCTGACGGATCTCATCCGCGCCATCGAGCGTGCGCTGGCCAAGCGCCGCATCGAGCTGGCGCGCAAGCGCTACCAGAAGAAGCTGGAGCACAAGGTGCGCGTCCGCACCGCGGAGCTGCACACCGCGCTGCGCGACATCGCCAACACGTACCAGAACACGCTGCTGGCGCTGGTGGCCGCGCTGGACGCGCGTGAGCATGAGACGTCGGACCACTCGCAGCGCGTGGTGAGCTACACCTCGGCCATCGCGACGCGGATGGGCATTGCCGGCAAGGAGATGGAGGAGATCGGCCGCGGCGCGCTGCTGCATGACATCGGGAAGATCGGCGTGCCGGACGCGGTGTTGCTCAAGCCGGGCAAGCTGACGCCGGACGAGTGGCTGGAGATGCGCAAGCACCCGGACATCGGCTTCCAGATGATCCGGAGCATCCCCTTCCTGGACACGCCGGCGCAGATCGTGCTGTCGCACCAGGAGCGGTGGGATGGCGCGGGCTACCCGCGCAACCTGCAGAAGAACGAGATCCACATCGGCGCGCGCATCTTCGCGGTGGCGGACACGCTGGACGCGATGACGAGCGACCGGCCGTACCGCAAGGGAACGACGTTCGCCAACGCCATCCAGGAGATCAAGCGCTGCGCCAACACGCAGTTCGATCCCGAGGTGGTACGGGCGTTCCTGGACATTGGCGAGGAAGGCCTGGTCCGCATCAAGCTGGAGATGGCCGAGCGCAAGCTCAAGCCTCCCGAGGTCGAGGCACAGGCCCAGGAGGCCGAGGCGGAGCTCGAGCGGCTCAGCGAGGAGGACGACCTGGAGCTGACGCCAGCGCCCTCGCCGTCCACCCCGACGCCCACCCCGCCCTTCTCTGGTAACAAGGTCGCCTGA
- the thiO gene encoding glycine oxidase ThiO, giving the protein MSLPDVIIVGGGVMGCGIALRLRQAGMKVTVLERSIPGAEASSAAAGILAPQMESDGPGPFLELCLRSRALYGALAAELRELTGVDIAYLPCGVLKAGFNEAEIHHLEATVAWQKALGLRADLLDGKQAREFEPKLSPHALAAAHFPDDHQVDNRLLVRALSMAAARVGATFRSGYVRGVIEQNGRAAGVDLDGDLLSAGAVIVAAGSWSGLVHGTALDPHVVRPARGQMIELQTRLPVTTHILTSEKGYLVPRTDGRLIAGSTMEFAGFDKQVTAEGLARILAMAQELCPALATASVTSTWAGFRPYTEDKLPILGPGPLPGLFLATGHFRNGILLAPITAKLLTQCLLGERPSLDLSHFRYDRFSVRAPM; this is encoded by the coding sequence ATGAGTCTTCCGGACGTCATCATCGTGGGCGGCGGTGTTATGGGCTGCGGCATCGCCCTGCGCCTGCGCCAGGCCGGCATGAAGGTCACCGTGCTGGAGCGCTCCATCCCCGGCGCTGAAGCTTCCAGCGCCGCCGCCGGCATTCTCGCTCCTCAGATGGAGTCCGACGGCCCTGGCCCATTCCTCGAGCTCTGCCTCCGCAGCCGCGCGCTCTACGGCGCCCTCGCCGCCGAGCTGCGCGAGCTCACCGGCGTGGACATCGCCTATCTCCCCTGCGGCGTCCTCAAGGCCGGCTTCAATGAAGCGGAGATCCACCACCTGGAGGCCACCGTCGCCTGGCAGAAGGCGCTCGGCCTGCGCGCGGACCTGCTCGATGGAAAGCAGGCCCGCGAGTTCGAGCCCAAGCTCTCCCCCCACGCTCTCGCCGCCGCGCACTTCCCCGACGATCACCAGGTCGACAACCGGCTCCTCGTCCGTGCCCTCTCGATGGCTGCGGCCCGCGTCGGCGCCACCTTCCGCAGCGGCTACGTGCGCGGTGTCATCGAGCAGAACGGGCGCGCCGCCGGCGTTGATCTTGATGGCGATCTCCTCTCTGCCGGCGCCGTCATCGTCGCCGCAGGCTCCTGGTCGGGGCTCGTCCACGGCACCGCACTGGATCCTCACGTCGTCCGCCCTGCCCGAGGACAGATGATCGAGCTGCAGACGCGGCTCCCCGTCACCACGCACATCCTCACCTCCGAGAAGGGCTATCTCGTCCCTCGCACGGACGGGCGCCTCATCGCTGGCAGCACCATGGAGTTCGCCGGCTTCGACAAGCAGGTCACCGCCGAGGGCCTCGCTCGCATCCTCGCCATGGCCCAGGAGCTGTGCCCCGCCCTGGCCACCGCCTCCGTCACCAGCACCTGGGCCGGCTTCCGCCCTTACACGGAGGATAAGCTCCCCATCCTGGGGCCCGGCCCCTTGCCTGGCCTCTTCCTGGCCACCGGCCACTTTCGCAACGGCATCCTCCTGGCTCCCATCACCGCGAAACTCTTGACGCAGTGTCTGCTGGGAGAACGTCCTTCCCTTGATCTCTCGCACTTCCGGTATGACCGGTTCAGTGTTAGGGCCCCCATGTGA